One part of the Botrytis cinerea B05.10 chromosome 8, complete sequence genome encodes these proteins:
- the Bcwbp1 gene encoding Bcwbp1, producing the protein MRWILSFLLLGLLSAVSALSAGGNKLLVVLEELSEKSKYSKYFGDLEARGYELTYESPKNEKLGLFELGERSFDHLLVLPSKSKGLGPALTPKLLLEFINKGGNILLTLSSSHPTPTALVSLLLELDIHLPTDRNSLVVDHFNYDTLSAAEKHDVVLLPRPDAVRPDVKNYFRGDGKGGEVIAFPRGVGQTLGNTSPLLTPLLRAPRTAYSYNPKEDVEGVEDPFAVGQQLSLITTMQARNSARFTVIGSSEILEDTWFDAKVKRSIGMGGVGSDAKETKTANQEFSKEVTGWTFKEIGVLKVGSIKHYLHENGVKSNDTNPKIYRIKNDVTYEIELSEYSWDKWVPFTPPTGDSLQLEFSMLSPFHRLVLEPSTATSESQTYTTSFKLPDQHGIFNFKVNYKRPFFTTIEEKNTVTVRHFAHDEYTRSWAISNAWPWIAGIGATVTGWVAFVALWLWSKPVPLKLTTSGKKIQ; encoded by the exons atgaggtggattctttcttttctgctACTGGGCTTGCTCAGTGCCGTCTCAGCTTTGAGCGCTGGCGGAAACAAATTATTAGTTGTATTAGAGGAATTGTCTGAGAAGTCGAAATACTCGAAATACTTTGGAGATCTTGAAG CACGAGGATATGAATTAACATACGAGTCACCAAAAAACGAGAAATTGGGACTTTTTGAATTGGGAGAGCGTTCCTTCGACCATCTACTCGTCTTGCCATCCAAGTCAAAAG GTCTGGGACCAGCTTTGACTCCAAAGCTTCTTCTCGAATTCATTAATAAGGGCGGAAATATCTTATTAAcactctcatcatctcacCCTACCCCAACTGCCCTTGTCTCATTACTCTTGGAGCTCGACATCCACCTTCCAACGGACCGCAATTCTCTTGTTGTTGATCACTTCAACTACGATACATTGAGTGCCGCCGAGAAGCACGACGTCGTCCTTCTGCCACGACCAGACGCTGTCAGACCAGATGTTAAAAACTACTTCCGTGGAGATGGCAAAGGCGGGGAAGTTATTGCTTTCCCAAGAGGTGTTGGACAGACTTTGGGCAACACCAGTCCATTATTAACTCCGCTTCTCCGAGCCCCAAGAACCGCATACTCTTATAACCCTAAGGAAGATGTCGAGGGTGTGGAAGACCCATTTGCAGTTGGACAACAATTATCACTCATTACCACCATGCAAGCTAGAAACTCTGCTAGATTCACAGTTATTGGGTCATCAGAGATCCTTGAGGACACATGGTTTGATGCTAAGGTCAAGCGTAGCATTGGAATGGGAGGTGTTGGATCTGACGCGAAGGAGACCAAAACTGCCAATCAAGAATTCTCAAAAGAGGTTACCGGCTGGACCTTCAAAGAAATTGGAGTTCTCAAGGTTGGAAGTATCAAGCATTACCTTCATGAAAATGGTGTCAAGAGCAATGACACCAACCCAAAGATCTACAGGATTAAGAACGATGTG ACATATGAAATCGAGCTTTCTGAGTATTCATGGGACAAATGGGTTCCATTTACCCCACCAACTGGAGACTCCCTCCAACTCGAGTTCTCTATGCTTTCACCATTCCATCGTCTTGTGCTTGAGCCATCAACTGCCACTTCCGAGTCTCAAACATATACCACAAGCTTCAAGCTTCCAGATCAACACGGTATTTTTAACTTCAAGGTCAACTACAAGCGCCCATTCTTCACCACTATCGAGGAAAAGAACACCGTCACAGTTAGACACTTTGCCCATGACGAATATACCAGAAGTTGGGCAATCAGCAATGCCTGGCCATGGATTGCCGGAATTGGCGCCACAGTTACAGGATGGGTTGCATTCGTTGCTCTTTGGTTATGGAGCAAGCCTGTACCATTGAAGTTGACGACTAGTGGAAAGAAGATTCAGTGA
- the Bctda3 gene encoding Bctda3, giving the protein MSDTVILGAGIIGLSTAYYLSLSQDPSTIQLVDPSPTLFSSSSGYAGGFLSRDWFCDESSSLGLLSFEEHKKLAEENAGAEKWGYSVSRSLNYVSHIAEENARKSGKKGVRGDDWLRVGGSRAETASGGDGGDVKEAASITEEWPKWFKKNDGDEMEPISKEGSTAQVDPLKLCQFLLASCLERGVQLHHPATALSVHQDMRSEMSSIRILNTSTNIESDIPCTKILIAAGCWSPEVFSTLFPKSTFKLPINSLAGHSLVVRAPNWNEELEEKECQAVFASDEEGYCPEIFLRKGGDIYVAGLNSSTEPLPKLATESKFQEDVIQRLENTARRIFGVDERFEIKVVRKGLCFRPVTKRGTPILAKVVDDNLGGVSTRKDRDGGIWLAAGHGPWGISMSLGTGKVMAEMIQGKPTSADVSKLGF; this is encoded by the exons ATGTCCGACACCGTAATCCTCGGCGCCGGTATAATTGGCCTCTCAACCGCAtactatctctctctctcccagGACCCTTCCACCATTCAGCTCGTAGACCCATCACCCACacttttctcatcttcttcaggCTACGCAGGTGGTTTTCTTTCTCGCGATTGGTTCTGTGACGAATCATCTAGCTTGGGGCTCTTGAGTTTCGAGGAACATAAAAAGCTTGCCGAGGAAAATGCCGGTGCTGAGAAATGGGGATACAGTGTCAGTAGAAGTCTGAATTATGTGAGCCATATTGCTGAAGAAAATGCGAGAAAGAGTGGGAAGAAGGGAGTTAGAGGGGATGATTGGCTGAGAGTGGGCGGGAGTAGAGCTGAGACAGCTAGTGGTGGCGATGGAGGAGATGTGAAGGAAGCGGCAAGTATTACCGAAGAGTGGCCTAAGTGGTTCAAAAagaatgatggtgatgaaatGGAACCTATCAGTAAAGAAGGAAGTACAGCTCAAGT TGACCCTCTCAAGTTGTGTCAGTTCCTCCTTGCTAGCTGTCTTGAGCGCGGCGTACAACTTCATCACCCTGCGACGGCGTTGTCCGTTCACCAAGATATGAGGTCCGAAATGTCTAGTATACGTATCTTGAACACCTCCACAAATATCGAATCAGACATTCCTTGTACAAAGATTCTGATAGCAGCAGGATGTTGGTCACCTGAGGTATTCTCTACCTTGTTCCCAAAATCAACGTTTAAATTGCCAATCAATAGTTTGGCTGGTCATTCTTTGGTGGTGAGAGCACCAAATTGGAACGAGGAgctggaagagaaagaatgcCAAGCTGTATTTGCTAGTGATGAGGAGGGTTATTGTCCTGAAATATTTTTGAGGAAGGGTGGAGATATCTATGTCGCGGGTCTAAACTCCTCCACTGAACCATTGCCAAAACTTGCAACAGAGTCCAAGTTTCAAGAAGATGTTATACAGCGGTTAGAGAACACAGCGAGAAGAATCTTCGGTGTTGacgaaagatttgaaatcaaagTCGTTAGAAAAGGTTTATGCTTCCGACCAGTTACGAAAAGGGGAACGCCGATTTTGGCGAAGGTAGTAGATGATAATTTGGGTGGAGTGAGTACTAGGAAGGATAGAGATGGAGGAATCTGGCTTGCTGCAGGGCATGGACCTTGGGGTATTAGCATGAGCTTAGGTACTGGGAAAGTAATGGCGGAGATGATACAAGGAAAGCCTACGAGCGCTGACGTCTCGAAATTGGGTTTCTAG